The region ATGACTGGATACCAGTTTGCGTCAATACCGTATAGTAACACCCTTTTTCCCCTGCCTCTTTCCGGTGACGGCCTTGGGTATTGCCTGGATAAATGATTGGCGGGTTCTCCGCAAGTGTTTCCCGTTGATGAATATGTCCCAATGCCCAATAATCAAACGGCTGTTGTTTCAGATCGGCCACAGCAAACGGGGCATACGTGTCATGCTCCGTGTTACGATGTAAACTGCCATGTAACATCGCAATATGAAACGGAATGTCGTTATGATGAATCACGAATTCTTGCGCTTTATTTGTAAGTACTGCCTGATTTTCATAACTAAACCCGTAAATTGCAGCAAGCTTTTCCCCATCCTTTTCGTAAATAAACGAGCGTACCGTTTCATCCGGAAAAATAAACACATTATCCGGGTAGGTAATCGGATAGCGGTTCCCGTTGATATAGTCATGATTCCCGTATGATATAAAAACCGAAATATGATGATGATTCAGTTTCACAAATAAATCTCTTAGTTTAATTTGCGCCTTCAGACTTGGCCGCTCATTATCAAATAAATCACCAACAAGCAAAATAAGATCAACCTGCTTATCAATTGCAGTTTCCACGAGCCGGTTCAGCGCCATAAATGTACTTTCTTGAATTTCTTTAAAAATAGCTTCCGGAACACGGGCTAACCCCTTAAATGGGGTATCCAAATGCAGGTCAGCCGCATGCAAAAAAGAAATTTGCTTCTGTTCGGGCAACGTCACCACCACCTTTACCCTTATCTTACCAAAGGCTATTGTAGCATGCACGTTCGAAAATATGACAAATTAATGTTGGCCTTAACCAAAATCTATGGTTGACAGATTAGATGTAATTTTGATACAGGCGACCGCTACGGAAAAACACTACGCTTTCCGTGGGCTTGTCCTCAGCCTCCTTGCCCTGGCAAAGGGTATGCCGATGTTGGCCGCAAAGGCCGTTTTTAGTCGGCCTTCCTTAACACCGCACTTTTTCTGCGGGGTCTTCACACTGCGCATTCCCACAGGAGTCTCCGTGTTTTTCCTCCGCTAGCTAGTTTATCATCACCATTTCTATTCATTATTTTCAACCATAGATTTTGATGCTGTCATTAATTTTTTGGGTTGATATTTCTACAGATTTGGCCGCATATTAAAAGACCACACCCAGGTGGCCTTTATTTATAAAATCAGCTATTCTTTTTTCGACAATTTTAATGCCTTTTTCAAATCTTTTAACGAGCCGGCATTGCCATACATCAGTACACCGCCCTTATAAATCCTAGCGCCAATGATTGCAAACAGCACAATCGTCGCCACTAAGATACCGATCGACAAAGCAACCTGCCAAATCGGAACATCGACCATGCCGACCCTGAGAAACATCAACATCGGACTGAAAAATGGGATATACGAACTGATTTTTACAAAACTGGATTCTGGAACACCTAACCCAAACATGGCAATCATAAAAGCAGCGATAACCAGAAACATCATGGGCATCATTAGCTGCTGGACATCTTCTATTCTGCTAACCAATGATCCTAACATAGCTGCCAGTGTTGCATAAAGCAAATAACCAAGGATAAAAAAGACAACCGCGTAAACAAACAGGGAAAGGGACGCACCCCCAATACCAAAGTACGTAAAAATTTCACTGGTCATGTCATCCTGTTTAGCGGAAACCATCAGATAACCCGCTCCAATAATCACAACAATTTGCGTGATCCCGACCAAAGCAATACCAAAAATCTTTGCAAACATCTGTGTGACCGGTGACACGCTGGAGATCAATATTTCCATTACCCGTGAAGACTTTTCCGTGGCGACATCCTGGGCAATCATTTGTCCGTAAATCAACACCGTCATATATAATAAAAATAGCATGACATAAACAATACCTCGTGCTTGATTAAGCTCCTCATCGGTTTTTGCACTTTTATCCAAGGAAACCGTATGAAAGTCTACCGGTGCATAAATGTCAGCCAATGTTCCCTGATCAATTCCTGCCTGTTGCGTTGCCATGGAGATTTTCAACTGCTGTAATTGCTGTTCCATCGTCATTTGTCGCT is a window of Lentibacillus daqui DNA encoding:
- a CDS encoding ABC transporter permease; amino-acid sequence: MNKFWIILSHTFLTRVKAKSFLITTLISLVIIFAIANIQTIINLFSGDEDNKVAVIDESGELFKPFQKSVKSADDDFQLVAFDGTEEEGKQAVTDEDYQALVVLSMNENKLPEATYFANTITDSERQMTMEQQLQQLKISMATQQAGIDQGTLADIYAPVDFHTVSLDKSAKTDEELNQARGIVYVMLFLLYMTVLIYGQMIAQDVATEKSSRVMEILISSVSPVTQMFAKIFGIALVGITQIVVIIGAGYLMVSAKQDDMTSEIFTYFGIGGASLSLFVYAVVFFILGYLLYATLAAMLGSLVSRIEDVQQLMMPMMFLVIAAFMIAMFGLGVPESSFVKISSYIPFFSPMLMFLRVGMVDVPIWQVALSIGILVATIVLFAIIGARIYKGGVLMYGNAGSLKDLKKALKLSKKE
- a CDS encoding metallophosphoesterase family protein, producing the protein MPEQKQISFLHAADLHLDTPFKGLARVPEAIFKEIQESTFMALNRLVETAIDKQVDLILLVGDLFDNERPSLKAQIKLRDLFVKLNHHHISVFISYGNHDYINGNRYPITYPDNVFIFPDETVRSFIYEKDGEKLAAIYGFSYENQAVLTNKAQEFVIHHNDIPFHIAMLHGSLHRNTEHDTYAPFAVADLKQQPFDYWALGHIHQRETLAENPPIIYPGNTQGRHRKEAGEKGCYYTVLTQTGIQSSFIPLQSIQFHTVTLDISSCKQAEQLTSVIENTVTDKRNKGRQLISLVLTSSSQEHQKWETDGIISDCLELVNESFLQQVNWVYIYQHQLEQVVKPSEEMLAQGEHFFGELVRHAENTSIKPFISELYQHRQARKYLPHLANDEEELIKQKAQQYLLQELLNQGGDPS